The Xanthomonas sp. DAR 34887 genome has a segment encoding these proteins:
- a CDS encoding glycosyl hydrolase family 95 catalytic domain-containing protein: MSDSEHAPGNAARRAFLKQGGALAAMLPLLHLPAFGRTLAAPQRPASSPLLPPAQALRMQYANVPSEADVLRQGLPIGNGRLGALVGGAPDRDFLYISDASLWTGGRNDTLDAQGQFPYEKDSFGSFVMLAKLYLELDGHAPAQLRDYARELDLSNGCVRVRYALGAAQFTRTVFASHPDDAIVIQLEQRGGGRHSGRLRLLSAHATAVHGAAGGQLGFSGALANGLRHGAHVQLVATDGSVELQGDTLHFRDCSALRIVVCGGSNYVPDLARNYRDPDLDPQALARQRCTAAAQRAPETLLYTHVADHRALFDRMQVDLGRSSPAQRQLAIAQRLQARAATGTPDPELEALYLQFGRYLTIAASRDALPINLQGLWLENNDPPWMSDYHSDVNLQMNYWLTDAAGLGPCFDALARYCLAQLPAWTQITQAHFNDPRNRFRNTSGKVAGWAVAFSTNPFGGSGWNWHPGGNAWLCDSLWQHYEYTQDRAYLARIYPLLKGACEFWQARLIELEVPGADGQPHKRLVDDHDWSPEHGPEDARGIAYAQELAWNLFGQYRQASALLDRDAGYAATIAELQQRLYLPDISPRSGQLQEWMSPDDLGEAHHRHLSPLMGLYPGHRLHPDLAPPEQVAAARKLLDARGMHSFGWACAWRALCWARLGEAERAYALIATNLKPSIVHSNGTAPNFFDIYDLSQHGDPTLGGVFQIDANFGTPTAMLEMLLYSRPGHIALLPALPKAWAERGKVSGIGARGGFVVDLQWRNGKATRIVLRSVGGTETELAFNGRTQRVALAPGAAVRVL, from the coding sequence ATGAGCGACTCCGAGCACGCGCCTGGCAATGCGGCGCGCCGCGCGTTCCTGAAACAAGGCGGCGCCCTGGCCGCCATGCTGCCGTTGCTGCACCTGCCTGCGTTCGGCCGCACGCTCGCCGCGCCGCAACGCCCGGCCAGCTCGCCGCTGCTGCCGCCGGCGCAGGCGCTGCGGATGCAGTACGCCAATGTGCCCAGCGAGGCCGACGTGTTGCGGCAAGGCCTGCCGATCGGTAACGGCCGGCTCGGCGCCCTGGTCGGCGGCGCGCCCGACCGCGACTTCCTGTACATCTCCGACGCCAGCCTGTGGACCGGCGGCCGCAACGACACGCTCGACGCGCAGGGCCAGTTCCCCTACGAGAAGGACAGCTTCGGCAGCTTCGTGATGCTGGCCAAGCTGTACCTGGAACTGGACGGGCACGCGCCGGCGCAGCTGCGCGACTACGCACGCGAGCTGGACCTGAGCAACGGCTGCGTGCGCGTGCGCTACGCGCTGGGCGCGGCGCAGTTCACCCGCACCGTGTTCGCCAGCCACCCCGACGACGCCATCGTGATCCAGCTCGAGCAGCGCGGTGGCGGCCGCCACAGCGGCCGGCTGCGGCTGCTCAGCGCACACGCCACCGCCGTGCACGGCGCTGCGGGCGGGCAGCTTGGGTTCTCCGGCGCGTTGGCCAACGGCCTGCGCCACGGCGCGCACGTGCAGCTGGTCGCCACCGACGGCAGCGTGGAACTGCAGGGCGATACGCTGCACTTCCGCGACTGCAGTGCGCTGCGCATCGTGGTGTGCGGCGGCAGCAACTATGTGCCCGACCTGGCCAGGAACTACCGCGATCCGGATCTGGATCCGCAGGCGCTGGCCCGCCAGCGCTGCACGGCGGCGGCGCAGCGCGCGCCCGAGACGCTGCTGTACACCCACGTGGCCGACCACCGCGCCCTGTTCGACCGCATGCAGGTGGACCTGGGGCGTTCCAGCCCGGCGCAACGCCAGCTCGCCATCGCGCAGCGGCTGCAGGCGCGCGCCGCAACGGGCACGCCCGATCCGGAACTGGAAGCGCTGTACCTGCAGTTCGGCCGCTACCTGACCATCGCCGCCTCGCGCGACGCGCTGCCGATCAACCTGCAGGGGCTGTGGCTGGAGAACAACGATCCGCCGTGGATGAGCGATTACCACAGCGACGTCAATCTGCAGATGAACTATTGGCTGACCGACGCGGCCGGGCTGGGGCCGTGCTTCGACGCGCTGGCCCGCTACTGCCTGGCGCAGCTGCCGGCGTGGACACAGATCACCCAGGCGCACTTCAACGACCCGCGCAACCGCTTCCGCAACACCTCCGGCAAGGTCGCCGGCTGGGCCGTGGCGTTCTCGACCAATCCGTTCGGCGGCAGCGGCTGGAACTGGCACCCCGGCGGCAACGCCTGGCTGTGCGACAGCCTGTGGCAGCACTACGAATACACCCAGGACCGCGCCTACCTGGCGCGGATCTATCCCTTGCTCAAGGGCGCCTGCGAATTCTGGCAGGCACGGCTGATCGAGCTGGAGGTGCCCGGCGCCGACGGCCAGCCGCACAAGCGCCTGGTCGACGATCACGACTGGTCGCCCGAGCATGGCCCGGAAGACGCGCGCGGCATCGCCTATGCGCAGGAGCTGGCCTGGAACCTGTTCGGGCAATACCGCCAGGCCAGCGCGCTGCTCGATCGCGATGCAGGCTATGCCGCAACCATCGCCGAGCTGCAGCAGCGCCTGTACCTGCCGGACATCAGCCCACGCAGCGGGCAACTGCAGGAATGGATGTCGCCCGACGATCTGGGCGAGGCCCATCACCGCCACCTGTCGCCGCTGATGGGCCTGTATCCCGGCCATCGGCTGCATCCGGACCTGGCGCCACCCGAGCAGGTCGCCGCGGCACGCAAGCTGCTGGACGCGCGCGGCATGCACAGCTTCGGCTGGGCCTGCGCGTGGCGTGCGCTGTGCTGGGCGCGGCTGGGCGAGGCCGAGCGCGCCTATGCGCTGATCGCGACCAACCTCAAGCCGTCGATCGTGCACAGCAACGGCACCGCGCCGAACTTCTTCGACATCTACGACCTCAGCCAGCACGGCGACCCCACCCTGGGCGGCGTGTTCCAGATCGACGCCAACTTCGGCACGCCCACCGCGATGCTGGAAATGCTGCTGTACTCGCGGCCCGGCCATATCGCGCTGCTGCCGGCGCTGCCCAAGGCATGGGCCGAACGCGGCAAGGTCAGCGGGATCGGCGCGCGCGGCGGTTTCGTGGTGGATCTGCAATGGCGCAACGGCAAGGCCACGCGGATCGTGCTGCGCAGCGTCGGCGGGACCGAGACCGAACTGGCCTTCAATGGCCGCACGCAGCGGGTGGCGCTGGCGCCCGGTGCGGCCGTGCGCGTGCTGTAG